A portion of the Leifsonia sp. EB41 genome contains these proteins:
- a CDS encoding phosphotransferase — MARSPLTLAALASSAVPDLTVTGTRAHTADGAGEFDAALLTAADGSARIVRLPLTQAAETEQSSDLVALRALTTGIRSRLPFDVPTYLGQAPVGGTRAIVYDFLPGDHVAVEDVPPGDGLAGSIGHAIAAIHTLPTSFVGEAGLPVLSAAECLSSTAALIESAAATGKLPAALRDRWRDAVADHSVWQFQPTVVNGALTADSFLVDGESVTGVLGWSALRVGDPARDLHWLLAMNPDATDGALLAYASTRQVATDRQFTQRAMLYAELEVARWLLHGRELRDQGIVDDAVQMLDGLVDRVHSNTVTPLSTATGPIMAIDDVEALLDRTPGDRASVRPGGMRPVDDQAG; from the coding sequence ATGGCCAGATCCCCACTCACTCTAGCCGCGCTGGCCAGCTCGGCCGTGCCCGACCTGACTGTCACCGGAACCCGCGCGCACACCGCAGACGGCGCCGGCGAGTTCGACGCCGCGCTGCTCACCGCGGCCGACGGGAGCGCCCGCATCGTGCGCCTCCCGCTCACCCAGGCGGCGGAGACCGAGCAGAGCTCCGACCTGGTCGCGCTGCGTGCGCTCACCACCGGCATCCGCAGCCGTCTCCCGTTCGACGTGCCGACCTACCTCGGCCAGGCGCCGGTCGGCGGCACGCGCGCCATCGTCTACGACTTCCTGCCGGGCGACCACGTCGCCGTGGAGGACGTGCCGCCGGGCGACGGCCTCGCCGGGTCGATCGGCCACGCCATCGCGGCCATCCACACCCTCCCGACCAGCTTCGTCGGGGAGGCCGGTCTCCCCGTCCTCTCCGCCGCCGAATGCCTGTCCTCGACTGCGGCGCTGATCGAGTCGGCTGCCGCCACGGGCAAGCTGCCCGCGGCGCTCCGCGACCGCTGGCGCGACGCCGTCGCCGACCACTCGGTGTGGCAGTTCCAGCCCACGGTCGTCAACGGGGCGCTGACCGCCGACTCGTTCCTGGTCGACGGCGAGTCCGTCACCGGTGTGCTCGGCTGGTCGGCGCTGCGCGTCGGCGACCCTGCCCGCGACCTGCACTGGCTGCTCGCCATGAACCCGGACGCCACCGACGGCGCGCTCCTCGCCTACGCCTCCACCCGCCAGGTCGCCACCGACCGGCAGTTCACCCAGCGCGCGATGCTGTACGCCGAGCTGGAGGTCGCCCGCTGGCTGCTGCACGGCCGCGAGTTGCGCGACCAGGGCATCGTCGACGACGCCGTGCAGATGCTCGACGGTCTGGTCGACCGCGTGCACAGCAACACGGTCACGCCGCTCTCGACGGCCACCGGGCCCATCATGGCGATCGACGACGTCGAGGCCCTCCTCGACCGCACCCCGGGCGACCGCGCGTCGGTCCGGCCGGGCGGCATGCGCCCGGTGGACGACCAGGCCGGCTGA
- the nudC gene encoding NAD(+) diphosphatase → MSSASTSALPLAALPLSRHAIDRDHAARSRPALFDELWEEPTTRVLALWKGRALLTPESVAAATPASDGWSAPDAGPAELDLLPVERVTSALLRVYLGRTLVDVPGQPAGTAVVLEVLTDAAATELEPDEARWGNLRTVATALSDRDAGLFTEALAIANWHASHTHCPRCGTPTVVEQAGWVRRCFEDGSEVFPRTDPAVIVTVLDADDRLLLGSNAMWEHSRYSLLAGFVEPGESFESAVEREIFEEAGVRVTDARYKGSQPWPFPASVMVGMTARLADGQHPAALAPDGEEILDLRWFSRDELWEAREQIILPGRSSIARALIEDWYGGPLDEPPA, encoded by the coding sequence ATGTCGTCCGCATCGACGTCCGCGCTGCCGCTCGCCGCGCTCCCGCTCTCGCGCCACGCGATCGACCGCGATCACGCCGCCCGCTCCCGGCCGGCGCTGTTCGACGAGCTGTGGGAGGAGCCGACGACCCGGGTCCTCGCGCTCTGGAAGGGCAGGGCGCTGCTGACTCCGGAGAGCGTGGCCGCCGCGACGCCCGCCTCCGACGGCTGGAGTGCGCCCGACGCCGGTCCCGCGGAGCTCGACCTCCTGCCGGTCGAGCGGGTCACGTCCGCACTCCTGCGCGTCTACCTCGGCCGCACGCTCGTGGACGTCCCCGGCCAGCCGGCCGGCACTGCGGTCGTGCTGGAGGTGCTCACCGACGCCGCCGCGACCGAGCTGGAACCGGACGAGGCGCGCTGGGGCAACCTCCGCACCGTCGCCACCGCCCTGAGCGACCGCGACGCCGGGCTCTTCACCGAGGCCCTGGCGATCGCGAACTGGCACGCCTCGCACACGCACTGCCCGCGCTGCGGCACGCCGACCGTGGTCGAGCAGGCCGGCTGGGTGCGGCGCTGCTTCGAGGACGGCTCCGAAGTCTTCCCGCGCACCGACCCCGCGGTCATCGTCACGGTGCTCGACGCCGACGACCGGCTGCTGCTCGGCTCGAACGCGATGTGGGAGCACTCCCGCTACTCCCTGCTGGCCGGGTTCGTCGAGCCGGGGGAGTCGTTCGAGTCCGCTGTCGAGCGCGAGATATTCGAGGAGGCCGGCGTGCGGGTGACCGATGCCAGGTACAAGGGCTCGCAGCCGTGGCCGTTCCCAGCCTCGGTGATGGTCGGGATGACGGCGCGGCTCGCAGACGGCCAGCACCCTGCCGCGCTCGCGCCGGACGGCGAGGAGATCCTCGACCTGCGCTGGTTCAGCCGCGACGAGCTGTGGGAGGCGCGCGAGCAGATCATCCTGCCCGGCCGGTCCTCCATCGCCCGCGCGCTGATCGAGGACTGGTACGGCGGCCCGCTCGACGAGCCCCCCGCGTGA
- a CDS encoding ATP-dependent helicase, with amino-acid sequence MSIATASGPDGLLGGLDAQQRVAAEALFGPVCVLAGAGTGKTRAITHRIAYGVASGAFTPNRVMALTFTSRAAAELRGRLRQLGAGGVSARTFHSAALAQLNYFWPQVVGGQLPSVLDGKGRVLGHAAEKLGLRVDTATLRDVAAEIEWRKVSSMGLEEYAAALATRPLPGTLKAEELVDFHRAYEELKDERKQIDFEDVLLVCAGMIETEPSVAMQVREQYRYFVVDEYQDVSPLQHQLLRLWLGTRKDLCVVGDASQTIYSFAGARSEYLLDFERENPGATVVRLEQNYRSAPSVIDTANRLMRGRSGALTLHAVHEAKAGDEVPSPAVFEDDRAEARAVAQSIAAQLEAGAKPESIAVLYRVNVQAAALEQALGDLGISYQLRGSKRFFDLPEVRQAVMTLRAASVAATDEPLFKSVSDVLRTLGWSVQPPEGRGAVRARWESLNAIMGLVDEMPEGATFRRFTDELMARQAGQHEPTMSAVTLATLHAAKGLEWDSVYIVGLSEGLVPISYATGFEQIDEERRLLYVGVTRARRRLRLSWAQRGSQPGRPVSRQASRFLAELAPVRAAAQPAD; translated from the coding sequence GTGAGCATCGCGACGGCGTCGGGACCGGACGGCCTGCTGGGCGGCCTGGACGCGCAGCAGCGCGTGGCCGCCGAGGCCCTCTTCGGCCCGGTCTGCGTGCTGGCCGGCGCCGGCACGGGCAAGACCCGCGCGATCACCCACCGGATCGCCTACGGCGTCGCCTCCGGCGCGTTCACGCCGAACCGGGTGATGGCGCTGACGTTCACCAGCCGCGCGGCCGCCGAGCTCCGCGGGCGGCTGCGGCAGCTCGGCGCCGGGGGTGTGTCGGCCCGAACGTTCCATTCCGCCGCGCTCGCGCAGCTCAACTACTTCTGGCCGCAGGTGGTGGGCGGTCAGCTCCCCAGCGTCCTCGACGGCAAGGGCCGCGTGCTCGGGCACGCCGCCGAGAAGCTCGGGCTGCGCGTCGACACCGCGACCCTCCGCGACGTCGCCGCCGAGATCGAGTGGCGCAAGGTCTCCAGCATGGGTCTGGAGGAGTACGCGGCGGCGCTGGCCACCCGGCCGCTGCCCGGCACGCTGAAGGCCGAGGAGCTCGTGGACTTCCACCGCGCCTACGAGGAGCTCAAGGACGAGCGCAAGCAGATCGATTTCGAGGATGTCCTGCTGGTCTGCGCCGGGATGATCGAGACCGAGCCGTCGGTGGCCATGCAGGTGCGCGAGCAGTACCGCTACTTCGTGGTGGACGAGTACCAGGACGTCTCCCCGCTGCAGCATCAGCTCCTGCGGCTCTGGCTCGGCACCCGCAAGGACCTCTGCGTCGTCGGCGACGCGAGCCAGACCATCTACTCGTTCGCGGGGGCGCGCAGCGAGTACCTGCTGGACTTCGAGCGGGAGAACCCGGGCGCCACGGTCGTACGGCTGGAGCAGAACTACCGGTCGGCGCCGTCGGTCATCGACACCGCCAACCGGCTGATGCGCGGCCGCTCCGGCGCGCTGACGCTGCACGCCGTCCACGAGGCGAAGGCGGGGGACGAGGTCCCGTCGCCCGCGGTGTTCGAGGACGACCGGGCCGAGGCCCGCGCCGTCGCCCAGAGCATCGCGGCGCAGCTGGAGGCCGGCGCCAAGCCCGAGAGCATCGCGGTGCTCTACCGCGTGAACGTGCAGGCGGCCGCCCTGGAGCAGGCGCTCGGCGACCTCGGGATCAGCTACCAGCTCCGCGGGTCCAAGCGCTTCTTCGACCTCCCCGAGGTGCGTCAGGCGGTCATGACGCTCCGTGCGGCGAGCGTCGCGGCGACCGACGAGCCGCTGTTCAAGTCGGTGAGCGACGTGCTGCGCACGCTCGGCTGGTCGGTGCAGCCTCCGGAGGGCCGCGGCGCCGTGCGCGCACGCTGGGAGTCCCTCAACGCGATCATGGGGCTGGTGGACGAGATGCCGGAGGGCGCGACCTTCCGGCGCTTCACCGACGAGCTGATGGCGCGCCAGGCCGGCCAGCACGAACCGACGATGTCCGCCGTGACGCTCGCGACGCTGCACGCGGCGAAGGGCCTGGAGTGGGACTCCGTGTACATCGTCGGCCTCTCGGAGGGGCTGGTGCCGATCAGCTACGCCACCGGCTTCGAGCAGATCGACGAGGAGCGCCGCCTGCTCTACGTCGGCGTCACGCGCGCGCGGCGCCGGCTGCGGCTGAGCTGGGCGCAGCGCGGGAGCCAGCCGGGGCGGCCGGTGTCGCGGCAGGCGTCGCGGTTCCTGGCCGAACTGGCGCCGGTGCGGGCGGCGGCGCAGCCAGCGGACTGA
- a CDS encoding zinc-dependent metalloprotease: MADDPNKEPDDEFRDMLREFLSGDSSIDPSQLAGAAGLPNDPAAIQQLLGQLQNALMNPGGDINWDLADQQARTLASEGAHAVTPAERATLDQAFHVAALWLDEATTVAGLSTPPELIGRAEWARQTMPLWTQLAEPVALSISDALTRVLTEQAPEEMQGMIQNAGQVMRSVGGALFAMQLGQVVGQLAKEVVSGGDIGIPLLADGSAALIPQNVAEFGDGLDIPIDQVQLYLAVRELAHARLFRHAKWLRLQLITQITAFARGITIDTDRLESLAESFDPSNPEELREAMVSGALIPPKTEEQQEALDRLETVLALVEGWVDVVTAGATRLLPKADAIAETVRRRRAAGGPAESAFATLVGLELRPRRLRDAAAMWQAVTDAVGQEARDRLWSHPDLVPQAADLDDPSRLVARLTAAATGQEPERDELDQAIEDLLRGDGDRPAED, encoded by the coding sequence ATGGCCGACGATCCGAACAAGGAACCGGACGACGAGTTCCGGGACATGTTGCGGGAGTTCCTGTCCGGCGACTCCTCCATCGATCCGAGTCAGCTCGCGGGCGCTGCCGGCCTTCCGAACGACCCCGCGGCCATCCAGCAGCTCCTCGGCCAGCTCCAGAACGCCCTGATGAACCCGGGTGGAGACATCAACTGGGATCTGGCCGACCAGCAGGCGCGCACCCTCGCCTCCGAGGGCGCCCACGCGGTGACCCCCGCCGAACGCGCCACGCTCGACCAGGCCTTCCACGTCGCCGCACTCTGGCTGGACGAGGCCACCACGGTGGCGGGGCTGTCGACGCCGCCCGAGCTCATCGGCCGCGCCGAGTGGGCACGGCAGACCATGCCGCTGTGGACCCAGCTCGCCGAGCCGGTCGCGCTGAGCATCTCCGACGCGCTCACCCGCGTTCTCACCGAGCAGGCGCCCGAGGAGATGCAGGGCATGATCCAGAACGCCGGCCAGGTCATGCGCTCGGTCGGCGGCGCCCTGTTCGCCATGCAGCTCGGCCAGGTGGTCGGGCAGCTCGCGAAGGAGGTCGTCTCCGGAGGCGACATCGGCATCCCGCTGCTGGCGGACGGCAGCGCGGCGCTCATCCCGCAGAACGTGGCCGAGTTCGGCGACGGGCTCGACATCCCCATCGACCAGGTGCAGCTCTACCTCGCGGTGCGCGAGCTCGCGCACGCGCGCCTGTTCCGGCACGCGAAGTGGCTGCGGCTGCAGCTCATCACCCAGATCACCGCGTTCGCGCGCGGCATCACGATCGACACCGACCGGCTGGAGTCGCTCGCCGAGAGCTTCGACCCGTCCAACCCCGAGGAGCTGCGCGAGGCGATGGTCTCCGGCGCGCTCATCCCGCCGAAGACCGAGGAGCAGCAGGAGGCCCTCGACCGCCTGGAGACGGTGCTCGCGCTGGTCGAAGGCTGGGTCGACGTGGTCACCGCCGGCGCCACCCGGCTGCTGCCGAAGGCGGACGCGATCGCCGAGACGGTGCGCCGCCGGCGCGCGGCGGGAGGTCCGGCCGAGTCGGCCTTCGCGACGCTGGTCGGGCTCGAGCTGCGCCCGCGCCGGCTCCGCGACGCCGCCGCCATGTGGCAGGCCGTGACCGACGCCGTGGGCCAGGAGGCCCGCGACCGGCTCTGGTCGCACCCCGACCTGGTCCCGCAGGCGGCGGACCTGGACGACCCGTCCCGCCTGGTCGCCCGGCTCACCGCCGCGGCCACCGGCCAGGAGCCGGAGCGCGACGAGCTGGACCAGGCCATCGAGGACCTGCTGCGCGGCGACGGCGACCGGCCCGCCGAGGACTGA